The proteins below come from a single Osmerus mordax isolate fOsmMor3 chromosome 3, fOsmMor3.pri, whole genome shotgun sequence genomic window:
- the LOC136941145 gene encoding histo-blood group ABO system transferase 2-like isoform X1, producing the protein MLGFTPNMKLYSLCVTGGLLLFVYACFYSESIRKRHVLHDLGIINSKSDIFNDNGAKDNTTCGLLLLRTLSSHHPSKTRNKVLPQGLLYKKPSVVSGRTDVVSVTPWMAPIVWDQVFDSVVLDSIYKQMDITIATTVFALGKYVLFLKDFLHTAEKHYMVGYKVDYYIFTDRPGDVPNVTLAEGRRVRVLKVPSSNRWQEISARRMEMIQTTIESTIRGHADYIFCLDVDSKFHAHFGVEALGRLVATIHPGYYATERESLPYERRPESRAYIPFGEGDFYYGGAVFGGLLEDVRTMAEICRRNFEADTANGIEAAWQEESHLNRYFTYNKPSKLLSPEYLWQDVAGWSKHVKIIRFSGVAKNYADFRPN; encoded by the exons ATGCTGGGTTTTACACCCAACATGAAGCTTTACAGCCTGTGCGTGACAGGCGGACTGCTACT GTTCGTCTATGCCTGCTTCTATTCTGAAAGCATCAG GAAAAGACATGTCCTACATGATTTAGGTATTATTAACAGTAAAAG TGACATATTTAATGATAATGGTGCTAAAGACAATACAACCTGCGGATTGTTACTTCTGAG AACTTTGTCCAGCCATCACCCCTCCAAGACACGGAACAAGGTCCTTCCACAAGG GTTGTTGTACAAGAAGCCCAGTGTGGTGTCAGG tcgtACTGATGTGGTTTCCGTGACACCCTGGATGGCTCCTATAGTCTGGGACCAGGTCTTTGACTCTGTTGTCCTGGACAGCATCTACAAGCAAATGGACATCACCATAGCAACAACCGTCTTTGCTCTAGGAAA GTATGTGCTTTTCCTGAAGGACTTCCTGCACACAGCAGAGAAGCACTACATGGTTGGCTACAAGGTTGACTACTACATATTCACTGACAGACCTGGAGACGTTCCAAATGTTACCCTGGCGGAAGGGAGACGG GTGAGAGTGTTGAAGGTGCCCAGCTCCAACCGCTGGCAGGAGATTTCAGCTCGCAGGATGGAGATGATCCAGACGACCATCGAGAGTACGATCAGGGGTCACGCTGACTACATCTTTTGTCTGGACGTCGACTCCAAGTTCCACGCTCACTTTGGGGTGGAAGCTCTGGGTCGACTGGTTGCCACGATACACCCAGGTTACTATGCTACGGAGCGAGAAAGCCTTCCGTACGAACGCCGTCCTGAGTCACGGGCCTACATCCCCTTTGGGGAGGGAGACTTCTACTACGGAGGCGCCGTCTTCGGAGGACTGCTGGAGGATGTCCGCACCATGGCAGAGATCTGCCGTCGTAATTTTGAGGCGGACACGGCCAATGGGATCGAGGCAGCGTGGCAAGAGGAGAGCCACCTGAACAGGTACTTTACGTACAACAAGCCGTCTAAGTTGCTGTCGCCTGAGTACCTGTGGCAGGACGTGGCTGGCTGGAGCAAGCATGTCAAGATCATTCGTTTCTCAGGGGTAGCCAAGAACTATGCTGACTTCCGGCCCAACTAA
- the LOC136941145 gene encoding histo-blood group ABO system transferase 2-like isoform X2, with protein sequence MLGFTPNMKLYSLCVTGGLLLFVYACFYSESIRHVLHDLGIINSKSDIFNDNGAKDNTTCGLLLLRTLSSHHPSKTRNKVLPQGLLYKKPSVVSGRTDVVSVTPWMAPIVWDQVFDSVVLDSIYKQMDITIATTVFALGKYVLFLKDFLHTAEKHYMVGYKVDYYIFTDRPGDVPNVTLAEGRRVRVLKVPSSNRWQEISARRMEMIQTTIESTIRGHADYIFCLDVDSKFHAHFGVEALGRLVATIHPGYYATERESLPYERRPESRAYIPFGEGDFYYGGAVFGGLLEDVRTMAEICRRNFEADTANGIEAAWQEESHLNRYFTYNKPSKLLSPEYLWQDVAGWSKHVKIIRFSGVAKNYADFRPN encoded by the exons ATGCTGGGTTTTACACCCAACATGAAGCTTTACAGCCTGTGCGTGACAGGCGGACTGCTACT GTTCGTCTATGCCTGCTTCTATTCTGAAAGCATCAG ACATGTCCTACATGATTTAGGTATTATTAACAGTAAAAG TGACATATTTAATGATAATGGTGCTAAAGACAATACAACCTGCGGATTGTTACTTCTGAG AACTTTGTCCAGCCATCACCCCTCCAAGACACGGAACAAGGTCCTTCCACAAGG GTTGTTGTACAAGAAGCCCAGTGTGGTGTCAGG tcgtACTGATGTGGTTTCCGTGACACCCTGGATGGCTCCTATAGTCTGGGACCAGGTCTTTGACTCTGTTGTCCTGGACAGCATCTACAAGCAAATGGACATCACCATAGCAACAACCGTCTTTGCTCTAGGAAA GTATGTGCTTTTCCTGAAGGACTTCCTGCACACAGCAGAGAAGCACTACATGGTTGGCTACAAGGTTGACTACTACATATTCACTGACAGACCTGGAGACGTTCCAAATGTTACCCTGGCGGAAGGGAGACGG GTGAGAGTGTTGAAGGTGCCCAGCTCCAACCGCTGGCAGGAGATTTCAGCTCGCAGGATGGAGATGATCCAGACGACCATCGAGAGTACGATCAGGGGTCACGCTGACTACATCTTTTGTCTGGACGTCGACTCCAAGTTCCACGCTCACTTTGGGGTGGAAGCTCTGGGTCGACTGGTTGCCACGATACACCCAGGTTACTATGCTACGGAGCGAGAAAGCCTTCCGTACGAACGCCGTCCTGAGTCACGGGCCTACATCCCCTTTGGGGAGGGAGACTTCTACTACGGAGGCGCCGTCTTCGGAGGACTGCTGGAGGATGTCCGCACCATGGCAGAGATCTGCCGTCGTAATTTTGAGGCGGACACGGCCAATGGGATCGAGGCAGCGTGGCAAGAGGAGAGCCACCTGAACAGGTACTTTACGTACAACAAGCCGTCTAAGTTGCTGTCGCCTGAGTACCTGTGGCAGGACGTGGCTGGCTGGAGCAAGCATGTCAAGATCATTCGTTTCTCAGGGGTAGCCAAGAACTATGCTGACTTCCGGCCCAACTAA
- the LOC136941145 gene encoding globoside alpha-1,3-N-acetylgalactosaminyltransferase 1-like isoform X3 has product MLGFTPNMKLYSLCVTGGLLLFVYACFYSESIRHVLHDLGIINSKRTLSSHHPSKTRNKVLPQGLLYKKPSVVSGRTDVVSVTPWMAPIVWDQVFDSVVLDSIYKQMDITIATTVFALGKYVLFLKDFLHTAEKHYMVGYKVDYYIFTDRPGDVPNVTLAEGRRVRVLKVPSSNRWQEISARRMEMIQTTIESTIRGHADYIFCLDVDSKFHAHFGVEALGRLVATIHPGYYATERESLPYERRPESRAYIPFGEGDFYYGGAVFGGLLEDVRTMAEICRRNFEADTANGIEAAWQEESHLNRYFTYNKPSKLLSPEYLWQDVAGWSKHVKIIRFSGVAKNYADFRPN; this is encoded by the exons ATGCTGGGTTTTACACCCAACATGAAGCTTTACAGCCTGTGCGTGACAGGCGGACTGCTACT GTTCGTCTATGCCTGCTTCTATTCTGAAAGCATCAG ACATGTCCTACATGATTTAGGTATTATTAACAGTAAAAG AACTTTGTCCAGCCATCACCCCTCCAAGACACGGAACAAGGTCCTTCCACAAGG GTTGTTGTACAAGAAGCCCAGTGTGGTGTCAGG tcgtACTGATGTGGTTTCCGTGACACCCTGGATGGCTCCTATAGTCTGGGACCAGGTCTTTGACTCTGTTGTCCTGGACAGCATCTACAAGCAAATGGACATCACCATAGCAACAACCGTCTTTGCTCTAGGAAA GTATGTGCTTTTCCTGAAGGACTTCCTGCACACAGCAGAGAAGCACTACATGGTTGGCTACAAGGTTGACTACTACATATTCACTGACAGACCTGGAGACGTTCCAAATGTTACCCTGGCGGAAGGGAGACGG GTGAGAGTGTTGAAGGTGCCCAGCTCCAACCGCTGGCAGGAGATTTCAGCTCGCAGGATGGAGATGATCCAGACGACCATCGAGAGTACGATCAGGGGTCACGCTGACTACATCTTTTGTCTGGACGTCGACTCCAAGTTCCACGCTCACTTTGGGGTGGAAGCTCTGGGTCGACTGGTTGCCACGATACACCCAGGTTACTATGCTACGGAGCGAGAAAGCCTTCCGTACGAACGCCGTCCTGAGTCACGGGCCTACATCCCCTTTGGGGAGGGAGACTTCTACTACGGAGGCGCCGTCTTCGGAGGACTGCTGGAGGATGTCCGCACCATGGCAGAGATCTGCCGTCGTAATTTTGAGGCGGACACGGCCAATGGGATCGAGGCAGCGTGGCAAGAGGAGAGCCACCTGAACAGGTACTTTACGTACAACAAGCCGTCTAAGTTGCTGTCGCCTGAGTACCTGTGGCAGGACGTGGCTGGCTGGAGCAAGCATGTCAAGATCATTCGTTTCTCAGGGGTAGCCAAGAACTATGCTGACTTCCGGCCCAACTAA
- the LOC136941145 gene encoding globoside alpha-1,3-N-acetylgalactosaminyltransferase 1-like isoform X4: MNLQPCNKNVLACTYEHILNICKHNDLTGFGKFICHFQNHLNNKYSPFTSLYKTLSSISQNFVQPSPLQDTEQGPSTRVRYPCRKTVFRSMLLYKKPSVVSGRTDVVSVTPWMAPIVWDQVFDSVVLDSIYKQMDITIATTVFALGKYVLFLKDFLHTAEKHYMVGYKVDYYIFTDRPGDVPNVTLAEGRRVRVLKVPSSNRWQEISARRMEMIQTTIESTIRGHADYIFCLDVDSKFHAHFGVEALGRLVATIHPGYYATERESLPYERRPESRAYIPFGEGDFYYGGAVFGGLLEDVRTMAEICRRNFEADTANGIEAAWQEESHLNRYFTYNKPSKLLSPEYLWQDVAGWSKHVKIIRFSGVAKNYADFRPN, encoded by the exons ATGAATTTGCAACCTTGTAATAAAAATGTGCTAGCTTGTACATATGAACATATTTTGAACATTTGTAAGCATAATGATTTGACTGGTTTTGGGaagtttatttgccattttcaaAATCATTTAAATAACAAATATTCTCCTTTTACAAGCCTTTATAAAACCTTGTCTTCTATTTCACAGAACTTTGTCCAGCCATCACCCCTCCAAGACACGGAACAAGGTCCTTCCACAAGGGTACGTTATCCCTGCAGAAAGACAGTTTTCAGATCAAT GTTGTTGTACAAGAAGCCCAGTGTGGTGTCAGG tcgtACTGATGTGGTTTCCGTGACACCCTGGATGGCTCCTATAGTCTGGGACCAGGTCTTTGACTCTGTTGTCCTGGACAGCATCTACAAGCAAATGGACATCACCATAGCAACAACCGTCTTTGCTCTAGGAAA GTATGTGCTTTTCCTGAAGGACTTCCTGCACACAGCAGAGAAGCACTACATGGTTGGCTACAAGGTTGACTACTACATATTCACTGACAGACCTGGAGACGTTCCAAATGTTACCCTGGCGGAAGGGAGACGG GTGAGAGTGTTGAAGGTGCCCAGCTCCAACCGCTGGCAGGAGATTTCAGCTCGCAGGATGGAGATGATCCAGACGACCATCGAGAGTACGATCAGGGGTCACGCTGACTACATCTTTTGTCTGGACGTCGACTCCAAGTTCCACGCTCACTTTGGGGTGGAAGCTCTGGGTCGACTGGTTGCCACGATACACCCAGGTTACTATGCTACGGAGCGAGAAAGCCTTCCGTACGAACGCCGTCCTGAGTCACGGGCCTACATCCCCTTTGGGGAGGGAGACTTCTACTACGGAGGCGCCGTCTTCGGAGGACTGCTGGAGGATGTCCGCACCATGGCAGAGATCTGCCGTCGTAATTTTGAGGCGGACACGGCCAATGGGATCGAGGCAGCGTGGCAAGAGGAGAGCCACCTGAACAGGTACTTTACGTACAACAAGCCGTCTAAGTTGCTGTCGCCTGAGTACCTGTGGCAGGACGTGGCTGGCTGGAGCAAGCATGTCAAGATCATTCGTTTCTCAGGGGTAGCCAAGAACTATGCTGACTTCCGGCCCAACTAA